The Centroberyx gerrardi isolate f3 chromosome 12, fCenGer3.hap1.cur.20231027, whole genome shotgun sequence genome has a window encoding:
- the mtcl3 gene encoding microtubule cross-linking factor 3 — protein sequence MQAKSASPPEMSPEPDSPQPAPQPDQRLQDEIEKLEDENEDLKTEIEEMRAEMDEMRDTFYEEDACQLQDMRRELERANKNCRILQYRLRKAERKRLRFAETGEVDGELLRSLEQDLKVAKDVSVRLHHELESVEEKRTKTEEENEKLRQQLIEVEVTKQALQNELEKAKELSLKRKGSKDGQKAERRTPQTPIEEENEDLKCQLAFIKEEAILMRKKMAKIDKEKDRLEQELQKYRSFYGDVDSPLPKGEAGGPPTTRESELKLRLRLVEEEANILGRKIVELEVENRGLKAELDDMREDSLAAAGADGSGTGGHQSREQGEALSELRQQLQLVEDEAELLRRNLADVEEENKKVTTELNKLKYKAGSHEAGSRHGGSNPGGADPAKVETLQEELKAARLQINELSGKVMQLQYENRVLLSNMQRYDLASHLGIRGSPRDSDAESDGGRDDDTPSACASSPRLLPPHRKREGPIGGESDSDEVRNIRCLTPTRSLYSPVDSRFLSRSLKDRQQMIDIRIEAERLGRTIDRLIADTSTIIAEARVYVNNGELFARLEEDEEGGRIREHELLYRINAQMKAFRKELQSFIDRLDVPKPEDKNGEEPLSMFQPIILLILILVLFSSLSYATIFKLVFLFTLFFVL from the exons ATGCAGGCGAAATCGGCCTCTCCGCCGGAGATGTCCCCCGAGCCCGACAGCCCGCAGCCGGCTCCACAGCCCGACCAGAGGCTGCAAGACGAGATAGAGAAGCTGGAGGACGAAAACGAGGACTTAAAG ACTGAAATCGAGGAGATGCGGGCAGAGATGGATGAGATGCGGGACACCTTCTACGAGGAGGACGCATGCCAGCTGCAGGACATGcgcagagagctggagagagccAACAAGAACTGCCGGATCCTCCAGTACCGACTGAGGAAGGCCGAGAGGAAGAGGCTCCGCTTCGCAGAGACCGGCGAGGTGGATGGAGAGCTGCTCAGGAGTCTGGAGCAAGACCTGAAG GTGGCAAAGGATGTGTCGGTGCGCTTGCACCACGAGCTGGAGAgcgtggaggagaagaggacgaagacagaggaggagaacgaGAAGCTGAGGCAGCAGCTGATAGAGGTGGAGGTCACCAAGCAGGCCCTGCAGAACGAGCTGGAGAAAGCCAAAGAG CTCTcactgaaaagaaaaggaagtaAGGATGGgcagaaagcagagaggaggactCCACAGACTCCAATCGAG GAGGAAAACGAGGACCTGAAATGCCAGCTCGCCTTCATCAAGGAGGAAGCCATCTTGATGAGGAAGAAGATGGCCAAGATCGACAAGGAGAAGGACCGTCTGGAGCAGGAGCTGCAGAAGTACCGTTCCTTCTACGGGGATGTGGACAGCCCTCTGCCTAAAGGCGAGGCCGGAGGGCCGCCCACCACCCGCGAGTCAGAGCTGAAGCTCCGCCTGCgtctggtggaggaggaggccaaCATCCTGGGGAGGAAGATCgtggagctggaggtggagaACAGGGGGCTGAAGGCCGAGCTGGATGACATGAGGGAGGACAG tctgGCGGCAGCAGGAGCGGATGGTTCAGGCACTGGGGGTCACCAGTCCAGGGAGCAGGGCGAGGCCCTGTCAGAGCTGAGGCAGCAGCTTCAGCTGGTGGAGGATGAGGCAGAACTTCTCCGCAGGAATTTGGcagatgtggaggaggagaataaAAAG GTGACTACTGAGCTTAACAAGCTGAAATACAAGGCTGGGTCCCACGAAGCTGGGTCGAGACACGGAGG TTCAAACCCAGGAGGAGCTGACCCCGCTAAAGTGGAGaccctgcaggaggagctgaaggCGGCGCGTCTGCAGATCAACGAGCTGAGCGGCAAAGTCATGCAGCTCCAGTACGAGAACCGCGTGCTGCTCTCCAACATGCAGCGGTACGACCTGGCCTCCCACCTGGGGATCCGGGGCAGCCCGCGGGACAGCGACGCCGAGAGCGACGGGGGGCGGGACGACGACACGCCCTCGGCCTGCGcctcctcccctcgcctccTGCCGCCCCACCGCAAGCGCGAGGGCCCCATTGGAGGGGAGAGCGACTCGGACGAGGTGAGGAACATCCGCTGCCTCACCCCGACGCGCTCCCTCTACTCTCCCGTGGACAGTCGTTTTTTATCCCGAAGCCTGAAGGACCGGCAGCAGATGATCGACATCCGCATCGAGGCAGAGAGGCTGGGCCGGACCATCGATAGGCTTATTGCAGACACCAGCACCATCATCGCCGAGGCGCGCGTCTACGTCAACAACGGGGAGCTGTTTGCCCGGctggaagaggatgaggaaggggGCAG GATCAGGGAGCACGAGCTGCTGTATCGCATCAACGCCCAGATGAAGGCCTTCAGGAAGGAGCTGCAGAGCTTCATCGACCGGCTGGATGTTCCCAAGCCGGAGGATAAGAACGGAGAGGAACCGCTGTCT ATGTTTCAGCCCATTATTTTGCTGATCCTCATTCTCGTTCTGTTTTCCTCACTCTCTTATGCCACAATTTTTAAATTGGTATTCCTTTTCACCCTATTCTTTGTCCTGTAA